From a region of the Lactuca sativa cultivar Salinas chromosome 4, Lsat_Salinas_v11, whole genome shotgun sequence genome:
- the LOC111907928 gene encoding uncharacterized protein LOC111907928, whose product MEQNLPVLPKKVWNLVRVVYFMLRKGISKRKLLLDLNMMIKRGKIAGKALQNLMFHHHNNRASFTTNHRSHDVSFPSTPLGEYEFSCSNSPALTSNHPFSLFSFHKKHHSNSKPSKDHLDMMAVNAVFKAMEMIHSDNSSPALPGFGSTPMVRQLRVTDSPFPLSSVDEDNQVNDAAEQFISRFYHDLRVQNTNASFGSS is encoded by the coding sequence ATGGAACAAAATCTACCGGTTTTGCCCAAGAAAGTTTGGAATCTGGTTCGTGTGGTTTACTTCATGCTGCGAAAAGGCATATCCAAGAGAAAGTTGTTGCTGGACCTCAACATGATGATAAAGCGTGGGAAGATCGCCGGAAAAGCCTTACAGAACCTTATGTTCCACCACCATAACAACCGGGCATCTTTCACCACCAACCACCGATCCCACGACGTCTCTTTCCCTTCAACTCCGCTAGGTGAATATGAGTTCAGCTGCAGCAACAGCCCTGCGCTCACTAGTAACCACCCTTTCTCTCTATTTTCATTCCACAAGAAACATCACTCCAACAGCAAACCATCGAAGGATCATCTTGATATGATGGCTGTTAACGCTGTGTTTAAAGCCATGGAGATGATTCACAGCGACAATTCCTCACCGGCGCTTCCAGGGTTTGGGAGTACACCGATGGTTAGGCAGCTGAGGGTAACCGACTCTCCGTTTCCGTTAAGTAGTGTGGACGAGGACAACCAGGTGAATGACGCGGCTGAGCAGTTCATTAGCCGGTTCTACCATGACTTGCGGGTGCAGAATACGAATGCGTCGTTTGGATCATCGTGA